A window of Hordeum vulgare subsp. vulgare chromosome 5H, MorexV3_pseudomolecules_assembly, whole genome shotgun sequence genomic DNA:
GCTAAGATGGCGCTCCGCGTGGCGAACAAGCGCGCCCGTGCTGCGCCACTGCCCACACCAGTACTACCCTTCTTCGGCACACCCTGCCCCCGCTCCGACGCAGCCCGACCTCGCCGCTGCCCCCGAGGACGcctagttttttttcctttttcatttacAATGTAACGCGTGGACCCTTGTCGGCCTTCGTGGCCGACTTTTAATTTTTAATTATgcatgttttatatttttttccgcACGCCGATAAAATTGTGTCGGGCGAGTGTTGGGCGCATGCGCCGATCCAAACGCTGATGCGAATATTCGTGTCCGTTGGACCGACCCAAACGGATAAAATCGCCGTCCGTTTAGATCGATAGGTTGGAGTTGTCCTAATGGACCTCGTCACTATGTTTTAAACTACTTCTTCTTTATTAACGAGATGAGACAAAGTTTTTACCTTCCGTTTAAAAGAAAAAATGAATGGATGCTAGTAGCTCGCCATCCTCGTGTTGCCCCCCATCATTAAAAATAGTGAAGAAATGAGGGAGTGAGCAAAAAATTGAGCATAAAAATGTTGCGTGGGCCCCCCACCGTTTTGCTTGGCCGTGTGATTTGCATTTCCCTGCTCACCGATTTGCTCCTgctccctcgtgatgtacatctacCCCATCACCATTCATCGCCGTTGATGACGAGAGGATGCGTCGGCGAAACAATCATGGAGGCCGGAACACACCTCACCTTTGGCCGCGGATGTATCGTCCCCGCGTATTCCGGCGAAGCGCACAGCCAACGGCTCCGGCCCCCCTCCAACCCTGTCGCGGGCGCGCGGTTGACTTGCATTGCAGGTGACCAGACCAGCTCCCCCCGATGTGGTGCTGCTCGCTTCGCCGGTTTTTGCTTCTCTGCTGTTCGTCGGCGGTTGACGGACTCTCGTCGAATCCCTAGAAGGAGATTTCTCTCCCAATGTCGTTGTGTTTTTTTTTTCTACTGTACTGTGTACGGGAGAGGGATtgggagagaaaaaaaagaaaacggtGAAATGAGGAAACGTGTGGGTGAACGGAACGGAAGCGTGCTAGTGGTATCCGCCTGCTCGGTCCACCCCCACACGTGGCACGATCTCGCGTCAGCTCGCGCGGCCGCTCGCGAGACCTGGAAATACCAAAGCCAAACCTCGCAGTTTCCCCTTTCCAGACCAAACCCTAGCTCCGGCTCCGGCGACGGAAATGCAGCGCGGGCGCGGGCGCGGGCGCCACGCGAAGGCCCCCTCCTCCTCGGCGGCCGTCGACCGCACGCCGATGACGGACCAGCCGCTCCACCCGCGGAACCTCGAGCACGCCTTCTCCCGCGGCGACCCCGGCGCCTTCAGCGCCTGCTCCTCCATTGCCACGGCGCCCTcccacgccgccaccaccaccggccTCTCCGACCGCGCCTCCCAGGCCGCCCTCCTCCGCGCCGTCAACGCCTACCTCGCCCCCGCCGCCCTCCACCTCCGCCCGCCCCTCCCGCCCGCCAAGGACATCGTCGCCGCCTTCCACCACCTCGCCGCCCGCCTCCGCTGCCCCCTCAAGCCCGCCGCCTGGGAGGACGACCTCCTCGCCCTCCTCCGCGCCCTCGCCTGCCCCTACAAGGTCACCAGATCCGCCCTCAAGGCCCCCGGCACCCCGCACTCCTGGCCGCCGCTCCTCTCTATCCTCTACTGGCTCACACTTCTCTGCCGCTTCACCGACGGCCTccacgcctcccctcccgccccagCCTCCGCCTCCAATGAATTCATGACCTACCTCACCCAGGGCTACTGCATGTACCTCAACTGCCAGGATGACGCCCTCGCCTCCCTCGACGATGACTACCACTCCAAGGCCCGCGCCCAAGTCGCTGCGTCGGCGGTGGCAATTCAGGATCTAGAGAAGGAGGTTCAGGAGTGCGAGGCCAAGCGGAGGAAGCAAATGTCGGCGCCCTCTCGCCTCAAGGCGctgcaggagaagaaggatgcattTACTGCCGACGTTCAGAAGTTCAAGGCGGTGGTCAAGACCTGGTCCACCAAGATCAAGGACAAGGAAGATGCATTggtggaaaaggagaaggagctcaaggCCAAGGTGATGAATAGCCAGCAGATGATGGCCGAGAATGAGGAGCTGGTGAAACAGGTGGACTCGCAAGTAGTGAGTGTCAGGGACGTTGATAGGATGACTAGGGAGTTGCAAGCAGTGGAGCATGATATTGCCAAGTTGGAGAAGGCAAATGCCGTgctggaggagagggggtgggaaCTCGAAGCTGCGCTGGTCAGTAAGCTTGAGGAGATCGAGGGCCTTGCCGAGCTGTGCAACCAGTCCCTCAGGAAGTATGAATCCCCCAAAGAACTTTGGACCTCCTGATTCTTCTATTTTTTTTTTCTCTCCATGTTCTTTATTATTTCACCAATGGTTTGGTTGTTATCTAAGCACCTTTAAACTGATCTTAACTGAGTAACCATGACTCTCTTGATATGTAGAAATATACTTAAAGAAGCATTTATCTATTGTAATGCTGATATGGTGCTCCATTGTTCAATATATTTGGTCTTCCTAACCTCCGTAGTTGAAATATTCCTTCATTTGGAGAGTCAACTAGTTCTCTTCATGCCTAAGCACTCCAATTTCTTAATATCTGATTTTTTTTGTATGGTCTTTTGCTTTGTTTAGGATATGTGGTCATGCAGTTTACAAGATTGTACTCTCTTGATTGTGCAATTTGTCTCATGTCTTTTGCATGTGACCTTTTtacctttcttgatatttgtcatTCGTAACTTGTTTTACTGCTTGTTTGCTTAACGATTTAGAGCACACTTTGCTAGCCTACTGTGAGTGCAATTATATATGTTTGGAGAAACCCTTATGCTTTCATGGACTATCATTGAGATGTCAGGCTAGATTAAGTGAACTGCTTTCTGTTCATAAAGAATACTTATAGTATCAGTCATTTGTTATTAAGATCTGCACGTACATAGACTTTTGACCGAGACAATGAATAAGGGTGTCCACTAGGCAGTCCTCTAGCATTTTACATTAGCTGAATAGAGATGGTTCCATCTTTGCAGTGTTACCCATCAGGAAATGCGGGAAAGTTGTAGGACATGATAtatttttgcccttgttttactTCGTCTCCCATTTTCCCTCCAATTGTTTATGTAGCTTAACTATCTGAGTAATCCCTTCACCCACTGTTCCTGATCATAATTTCTTTAGTTTTTTTGTTGAACATAGTATCATGTTGCAAATTGACGACTTCATGTGTGAAAGCATTTCCAGCAAGGTTGTAAGCTATGTGTGTGTTATATGTGGTAATTTTATCTTCCTTTTGGGTGATGGACACATGTTTAGGCTCCTCTATTGCTTCAATGCAACATATCGCATGGTTAAATGTTAAGTGGGTATTGCCATGATACATACATCTTTACAAAGAGCATCTAATATGTTTCGCATCATAACATCTTCATAATTGAGAAATATAAAAATTAAGGGCTATACTATCATTTTTCAATTAAAAAACATTGCCGAGACAGATTTTATGTAACACAGTATTCTTAAGTATTGTCGTGCTTAGTGGCAGACTCATTTTATTGTGGTTCTGTTGTTTATTCTTTGGCTCCTGTTTCGTCAATTTATATGTAGAGCTTGTTGCCTTACTGTCAAACACTGCTGTGCCATTTGCAGGTTGAAACCCAATATTGATTTCCAGTACGAGGTAAATGCAAAAGGATCCTCCCCGGCTGAGATCCTTGGTACCACCTACAAAACCAACCTGAAGCCTGCGCTCAAGGCTCTTGCTAATGAGACTAAAAGGCTAATTAAGTCAAAGCATGATGAGTCAATTGATCTACAAAAGCAGTTGCAAGGAATTGTTAAAATACTGGAGGAGAAAAGGAGTCATGTTTCTGCTCTACAGgctaaagataatgaggtcagtcACCTTATGCTATATATGATATATCACAGcatgaaaaaataaaacaaatacctGAAGTCCATTTTAACCCTTAGTATGTTCATGATCAACTCATTAAAACTCATGCATCAAAGTGGAAATTCTTTCTGTATTTTTCTTGGTGAAACTTGTTCACAATCCTGGCAAAATGGAGATTCTGTACTATGAGTGGATAAATTAGTTGACTAGTCTAAAAATGTCATGAATTTAGTACTCATTACAGCGTAGAAAATAGTTGGCTTATTATTTATATGCTGTGCATCACGGAAAAAGTACTCGAGTGAACTCTTTTTTATGTAAAATCTCAATCAACGCTGGTCAATTGCTTACTTCTTTATCCTATACTCCCTCAGTTCAGTAATACTCCTACATGCTATTTTGGGTTTTGACTTTTGACATGGTTTCTAGCGTCCAGTTTTGGCCGTTGATTTTCATATGAATAAGTTAGCAAAGAGTCATAAGATTTTATTTTTAGTAAATATTTTCATGGCAAACCTAATCATAATGTTTTCACTCTGCCAATCCAAAATATAAACATCAGTTGTCAAAGTTAGAGATGTGTTACTCCCATTCCTGAATGGAGATGCTAATTGGTTACAAAGTTCTGATGGCCTGCATTCTATGGTAGAAAACTTGCTATATTGCTGGTACTGTGGTTTATTTTATTTCCCATCTGCTCTAACTGCTAGAGAATAGGGATGGCAACGGGTCTGCACCTGGCCGGGGAGTCCCTTTTCTCCCCCGTCCCCGTGAGAGAACAATCAgcccatccccatccccatctaCAGCCTCGGGGACAACTTTTCCCCGTCCCCATCCCCTGTCGGGTGTAGCAGACCCACGGGTAACCCATATCCCCGTCCATGCATACAATGTCAACTACTATATTTTAGTAAGTTGACGAGTATACACATGAGTGTGGTACATTGAGAGAAACAAAGATATAATTATCTAACAGCCATTATTAACCAGAAACAAAGAAGTCTGAGCCAGTGTCTTGcccctgttcttgatcttgacaTAAACACAACTCCTCAGATGATCATGGAGATGCTTAGTCCCATTTTTTGTTTTCCTCCAAGCTTCTTTTTACAATAAGCACACTTGGCTTTCCAGTTCCCCTTTATTTTCACTCTCTCAAAGTGCCTCCAAACAGCTGTGGTAAGCTTCCTTCTCTTTGAACCAACAACCTTAACTTCTTCTTGTTCGTCTTCTCCCTCGTCCTCATTGGAAATTTCTACAGGAACATTGTCACCTTCGACGTCTTCTGCAGCAGGTTCATGGACGGACTTAGATGCTTGTGACTCTGACAGTGATGTGCCTGTTACAGCTGAATGTTGGGACTCATGGCTCTGGTTGGTACACCCAGTTGGACTGGACAAGAAAAAAGTGCCATCACATTAGTATATGACAAATTAATTTAAGCAATGAAATTTGTTGGTACTGACAATTGAAATTAAGCGATGAAACTTCTCGGTACTGATCTTATATGTACATGAAGATATTATCTTATATGACAAACACACATAAGCATATATCTTGTTAGATAATTTTAAATAACAGTAAGTAAGAAGGTTGCTGCTTATAGGGGCTGATGGGGAGGAATTTCTCCCATAAATGTCCCCATGGGGGCTGGCTATATATCATCTCCTAATGgaagaaaaccccatcgggtttcGGGTAAACGGTATCCATTGCCATCCCTACTAGAGAACCAGTGTCCTAATGGCATGTATAATGGGGTGATGCCAGTCTTGTCTTGGTAATGCCCCAGCCCGGTTGGAGATGCTCTCTGTCCATCTGATTAGTACTTAGCGGCTTGGTGAACACTGAATAGAACATAATGAATGATGCTCATGTTTAACCTGTTACGAGTGGCATGCTATGCATCTTCATATATTCTTGTTTGCGTTGCATAAAATGATGTCTAGCTTGTGAGAGAGTTACACAAAGTAAGCCCTGTCCGGAATACAGGGTATTTGCCCTGTTCCCATGGGGAATAAAATGGTTCCTGTGAAATTCTTGCTTTCCAAAGAGGCCCTTAGTTTGAAGAGAGTGGATTTTGTGCAACCAGTTGCTGCCACACCCCATTATTCAATTTGTTTTTGGAGTTTTCAAAAAAATGTAGAACACTTGATGGATTTAATCCCTGCTTGCATTTTTCATGCAATTATTTTGACTAGTTCATTAAGATAGCTAAACATATGGATAGATTTTTATTGGCCAAGCATATGCTTGAGCTGAAAGTATTGAACTGATGGTAGCTTTGCCAACTTTACTCGCTCATGAATCTAGTGTTGCATGTGTTGCCTTACTGTATCGGTTCTCCATATAATGATTTATGAGTGCATACGCGTTGATTTGGATTCTAGATTTACTTTAATATGATAGAATATCACTCCCGGCTagcttatatggttggttactgaaaaaTGAGTTACCACTTGTACCAGGGAACAATATTAACATTGTGGTTTCTGTTCCCAGATGACTGCTCAGATGGATTCACTGGATCGTGAAATCCAAAGCCATGTCTCACGCTGCGCAGCCGATGCTAGAAAATGGAAAGAAGAGCTAGAGAAAAAGGAACATCACATGAGCACCGCGGAGAAGGAAGCAGAGGAGGTTTTGAAGGTGACGTCGTCTTTTAAATTTGCTGTGTTCCCGTAGCATGACACACGTACCGTCATCAGATAAAAATTTATTTACATCATTCATTGTTGTGATTCGGCAGAACTCGGAAGAGGATCTCCAGGCCACGCTGAGGGagaccgacaaagaaacccaggcGTGCGCGAGGGAGCTGCTCCAGCTCATAGATTCAATCACGAAGTTCAAGGAGTTAGTGGTGCAGACGAGTGACGAGATGAATAAAGACCTGTACGAATGCGCGGAGGGCATGGCGGCGTCGTGGTCTTAGGGCTGGCTCCACGTAGGAAAATGATTTGTCAAAG
This region includes:
- the LOC123453063 gene encoding kinetochore protein NDC80 homolog, producing the protein MQRGRGRGRHAKAPSSSAAVDRTPMTDQPLHPRNLEHAFSRGDPGAFSACSSIATAPSHAATTTGLSDRASQAALLRAVNAYLAPAALHLRPPLPPAKDIVAAFHHLAARLRCPLKPAAWEDDLLALLRALACPYKVTRSALKAPGTPHSWPPLLSILYWLTLLCRFTDGLHASPPAPASASNEFMTYLTQGYCMYLNCQDDALASLDDDYHSKARAQVAASAVAIQDLEKEVQECEAKRRKQMSAPSRLKALQEKKDAFTADVQKFKAVVKTWSTKIKDKEDALVEKEKELKAKVMNSQQMMAENEELVKQVDSQVVSVRDVDRMTRELQAVEHDIAKLEKANAVLEERGWELEAALVSKLEEIEGLAELCNQSLRKLKPNIDFQYEVNAKGSSPAEILGTTYKTNLKPALKALANETKRLIKSKHDESIDLQKQLQGIVKILEEKRSHVSALQAKDNEMTAQMDSLDREIQSHVSRCAADARKWKEELEKKEHHMSTAEKEAEEVLKNSEEDLQATLRETDKETQACARELLQLIDSITKFKELVVQTSDEMNKDLYECAEGMAASWS